GCTTGGCTTGTGGTACCATAACTTCAAttgtcacatggcattctcccagtgtgcatgtctgtctgtgtccagattttcccctttttataaggacaccaattgtattggattagggctcacttTAGTACCCTTATATTACCTTGATTACCACTGTAAAGGCCCTATCcgaataaggtcacattctgaggtactggggctTAAGACTAATATCTTTCTGGGGATGTGGGGTGTGGGATGCTGCACAATTCAGTCAGTAACATCCTGGTACCAGACATTCAGTTTAGGCAAAACTCGTAATTGTACACTCTGCTGGGCATGAAATAAAGTCAGAATGCATCATGGCTTGTTCATGGTCAACACTGCTTGATTTTTGAATGTGAAATCAGCCTTGTATTTTTCTAAGCGAGCTTCACTTGGTCAGAATTCATTACCTTTTTAAGAAACCTACTTCTAAATAAGTCAtagatgaaagaagaaatcatgatggaaattagaaaatattttaacagaataATGTAAATGACACATTAAAATGTGAGATGCAACTAAAGCAGctcttagagggaaatttatagctttatatgcacacattacaaaagaagaaagattgaAAATAACACTTAAGCTTGAATCTCAAGGAAAAGGATGACATGTTAAGCTCTTTCCAAGAAAAAGTAAGtgaaaagagataataaatattagagtaaataattaaaacaagaaaGCAGATATAAAACCAAGAAATATCAGCCAAGTAAAGGTTCATACTTTAATAAGTGAATAGAATTGATAAAACTGTAGCACAActtaccaaaaaaagagaatacacacacacacacacacacacacacacacacacacacacacacaacctttgtatttattttgaaatttttttgtagtggCATTACTGAGATAAAACCACATATCTACTATTCACCCACTTAAAGTACAATTCagttatttttagtatattcacagagctgtataatcatcaccataatcaatGTTAGAACATTTTCATAACCCTGTAAAGAAATCCTGTACCCTTTAGCAGCTACTCCTCATTTTCTCCAGAATCTTCCAACCCTAGGTAGTCActgatttactttctgtctctagatttgcctactctggacatttcatataaattgaatcattcagtatgtggccttttgtgactggcttctctcACTCAGCATATTTTTAAGGTTTATGCATGTAGTAGCATGTTCAGTACTTCATTCCCCTTTGTGGTTGAATGATATTCTGTTGTAGGGGTAtggcacattttatttatccattcatcagttatggaacatttaggttgtttccagttttgggccaTTATGAGTAGTGCCTCTATAgagcatttgtgtacaagtttttgtgtggacatatgttttcatttctcttgggaaatgaatggaatggaatcactgGGTCATATGACAACTCTGTACTTCACATATTGTGGAACtgcctgttttccaaagcagctgcacctaTTTGCAATCCCACTATCATTGTATGAAAGTTCCAGttttttcacatccttgccaacactcaTTATTCTCGTTGATTGTAGCCGTCCTGTCGTGTGTGCAgtgttatttcattgtggttttgacttgcgtTTCCCTGATGTCTCATGATGTTTATTGCTTATGGACTTTTGGCTTAGGGGTCTCTTTctggaaatgtctgttcaagtcctttgaccatttttaaattgggtgatttattattgaattatagCAGTTCTTAGATATTCTAGATATAAAAGTCTgtattctatataaatatatattctgtattctagatatgaaattctagattCGAGATAAAAGTCTTATCAggcatatgatttgcaaatattttctcccattgttgtgaattttctttcttgatggTAATCTTTTGTTAATATGTTTATAGTTCTGCCAATCTAAGTATGCTTGGTTGCAAATGTAATCTTTCCTTACATGTTTCTtaattcttcctcctttttcctttatctctaTACCTGTTATTTCCCTACTGTTGTtcttacacttttatttttctttctcattttcttcaggtacttttttttttttttttttttttttactttatctaCCTTTTTTTTGCTTAAACATCTCCATACTCTGTGAATtccatattggaaaaaaaaacttgtccCTTTTCCCCCTAATACTTTCTAGTTGATTTTCTAGTAGACTATGGCCATTTTTGATTTTGTATTACACAGATGCAGTAAATATGATAATTAGTATACAACAAGCAGTAGGTTTTCTATGTCTTAAACATTACATGAAATGTGCTGCTTGCATCTCTTCTAAGATCAATTTGTATTAAGTCTACAATTAGGTGGCTTCTGTTTCAGTTATtaaactctctttctcttttttcttaaagattcAGAATGGACAGTTTAGAAGAACCTCAGAAAAAAGTCTTTAAGGCTCGAAAAACGATGAGAGTGAGTGATCGTCAGCAACTTGAAGCAGTGTACAAGGTCAAAGAAGAACTGTTGAAAACTGATGTCAAGCTGTTAAATGGCAACCAtgaaaatggagatttggacCCAACCTCACCTTTGGAAAACATGGATTACATTAAAGACAAGGAAGAGGTGAATGGCATTGAAGAGATTTGTTTTGATCCTGAAGGAAGTAAAGCAGAATGGAAGGAAACACCCTGTATCCTAAGTGTTAATGTAAAAAACAAGCAGGATGATGATTTAAATTGTGAACCTTTGTCTCCCCATAATATAACTCCAGAACCAGTCTCTAAACTGCCTGCTGAACCAGTTTCTGGTGATCCAGCCCCTGGTGATCTGGATGCCGGAGATCCAGCCTCCGGAGTACTGGCCTCTGGTGATTCCACCTCTGGTGATCCCACCTCTAGCGAGCCCTCCTCTAGTGATGCTGCCTCTGGTGATGCAACCTCTGGTGATGCCCCTTCTGGTGATGTGTCCCCTGGTGATGCCACCTCTGGTGATGCCACTGCTGATGATCTCTCCTCTGGTGATCCCACCTCTAGTGATCCCATCCCAGGTGAACCGGTCCCTGTTGAACCCATTTCTGGTGATTGTGCCGCTGATGATATAGCCTCTAGTGAAATAACTTCTGTTGATCTGGCTTCTGGAGCACCAGCTTCCACTGATCCAGCCTCTGATGATCTGGCCTCTGGTGATCTATCCTCTAGTGAACTGGCCTCTGATGATCTGGCCACTGGTGAACTGGCCTCTGATGAGCTGACTTCTGAATCAACCTTTGATCGTACCTTTGAACCAAAGTCTGTACCAGTTTGTGAACCAGTTCCTGAAATTGACAATATAGAACCAAGTAGCAATAAAGATGatgattttcttgaaaaaaatggaGCTGATGAAAAATTAGAGCAAATTCAGAGTAAAGACTCAttggatgagaaaaataaagctgataATAATATTGATGCTAATGAAGAAACTCTAGAAACAGATGATACAACTATTTGTTCAGATCGACCtcctgaaaatgaaaagaaggtaGAGGAAGATATTATCACAGAGCTTGCTCTTGGAGAAGATGCTATATCTAGCAGTATGGAAATTGACCAAGGTGAAAAGAATGAAGATGAAACTTCTGCAGATCTTGTAGAAACgattaatgaaaatgttattgAAGATAACAAAAGTGAGAATATCTTAGAAAATACAGACTCTATGGAGACAGATGAAATCATTCCTATTTTGGAAAAGCTTGCACCTTCTGAGGATGAACTTACTTGCTTTTCTAAAACATCTCTCCTTCCAATCGATGAGACAAATCCAGatttggaagagaaaatggaaagttcTTTTGGTTCACCATCTAAACAAGAAAGTAGTGAGAGTTTGCCAAAAGAAGCCTTTCTGGTCCTCTCTGATGAAGAGGATATTTCGGGTGAAAAAGATGAGTCTGAAGTTATATCGCAAAATGAAACGTGCTCTCCAGGTTAGCATATAACTTAAATGTTAAAGATTTTTTATTGACTTTGATGAACTGTTTAATAAAACATtatcataatgttttaaatttattttagctgCAGAGAAAGTTGAGAATGGTGATGACTCTATAGAAAGATGTCTTAACTTCATAGAATTCAGAATTAGTGTGTGTACTCTGTGAGTAGCATTGTACTAAATACTAAGAAGGGagataaaataagtagaaaatatgCCCTTATAGTCTGGAAATAGAGATGAAGTAGAGCACCATAACACTGAGATAACAGTTTAAGTTAGTACATAATTGACTAGAGTTGTAGCAGTTCTTTCTTGCTATCACTTAGCGAACAAATAACTTAGAACTAAAAGCCTAATAGTTTAATCTATTTGCTTCAAGtgtaacaaattatattttcaattaatattCCCAATGAAATCCTGTTCTTTAATATTCTTTGTCCAGGAATGACAGCACCATTGTTGTAAGCCAGAAACCTTAAAGCTTGATTATCCATTTGATAAAGACTTTACCCATTTGCTCCCTCAGCCCTTTTGATTCTACCCAACCtattctcttcctcattttctgaATGAGCTCCCTGTAACCCAATTCTCTTATTTGATATTGTCCGTCTATGTCTTAGATCTCTGTTACTTTTAGGTTGATTTCAAACTCCTTATGTAAAAGGTACATTAACTTTATGATTTGTTCAGTACCTATCTCTcccatctcttttattttatttattattcctagagaaaaagaatgagaaaaattctACCTTCTTTTATGGTCAAACTGAAAAACATTATTCCTCTATGAAACTTTCTAAGCCTGTGGAAGACTGAGAAAAGCATGAATACCTTTCTTTTCCCATTATATCACATTCTTTTAGATTTAGACATCTCTGAGAGAAGTGACCTTGCTAGCATAAAACACCATctaatttcttcaaagaaaaaaaaatggaggcagGTCTAAGAGACAGAGACAACTTTTTTCCCCAATATATCATACCAGCTTTTGGAGgtagagatttttttcttattaaaaaatggctttttttttttttttggccaggtaaggtggctcacacctataatcctaggactttgggaggctgaggcaggcagattgcttgagctcaggagttcgagaccagcctgggcaacatggtgagaccccgtctctacaaaagtacaaaa
This sequence is a window from Homo sapiens chromosome 12, GRCh38.p14 Primary Assembly. Protein-coding genes within it:
- the ATF7IP gene encoding activating transcription factor 7-interacting protein 1 isoform X2; the encoded protein is MHQDQRFRMDSLEEPQKKVFKARKTMRVSDRQQLEAVYKVKEELLKTDVKLLNGNHENGDLDPTSPLENMDYIKDKEEVNGIEEICFDPEGSKAEWKETPCILSVNVKNKQDDDLNCEPLSPHNITPEPVSKLPAEPVSGDPAPGDLDAGDPASGVLASGDSTSGDPTSSEPSSSDAASGDATSGDAPSGDVSPGDATSGDATADDLSSGDPTSSDPIPGEPVPVEPISGDCAADDIASSEITSVDLASGAPASTDPASDDLASGDLSSSELASDDLATGELASDELTSESTFDRTFEPKSVPVCEPVPEIDNIEPSSNKDDDFLEKNGADEKLEQIQSKDSLDEKNKADNNIDANEETLETDDTTICSDRPPENEKKVEEDIITELALGEDAISSSMEIDQGEKNEDETSADLVETINENVIEDNKSENILENTDSMETDEIIPILEKLAPSEDELTCFSKTSLLPIDETNPDLEEKMESSFGSPSKQESSESLPKEAFLVLSDEEDISGEKDESEVISQNETCSPAEVESNEKDNKPEEEEQVIHEDDERPSEKNEFSRRKRSKSEDMDNVQSKRRRYMEEEYEAEFQVKITAKGDINQKLQKVIQWLLEEKLCALQCAVFDKTLAELKTRVEKIECNKRHKTVLTELQAKIARLTKRFEAAKEDLKKRHEHPPNPPVSPGKTVNDVNSNNNMSYRNAGTVRQMLESKRNVSESAPPSFQTPVNTVSSTNLVTPPAVVSSQPKLQTPVTSGSLTATSVLPAPNTATVVATTQVPSGNPQPTISLQPLPVILHVPVAVSSQPQLLQSHPGTLVTNQPSGNVEFISVQSPPTVSGLTKNPVSLPSLPNPTKPNNVPSVPSPSIQRNPTASAAPLGTTLAVQAVPTAHSIVQATRTSLPTVGPSGLYSPSTNRGPIQMKIPISAFSTSSAAEQNSNTTPRIENQTNKTIDASVSKKAADSTSQCGNACEL
- the ATF7IP gene encoding activating transcription factor 7-interacting protein 1 isoform X3 → MHQDQRFRMDSLEEPQKKVFKARKTMRVSDRQQLEAVYKVKEELLKTDVKLLNGNHENGDLDPTSPLENMDYIKDKEEVNGIEEICFDPEGSKAEWKETPCILSVNVKNKQDDDLNCEPLSPHNITPEPVSKLPAEPVSGDPAPGDLDAGDPASGVLASGDSTSGDPTSSEPSSSDAASGDATSGDAPSGDVSPGDATSGDATADDLSSGDPTSSDPIPGEPVPVEPISGDCAADDIASSEITSVDLASGAPASTDPASDDLASGDLSSSELASDDLATGELASDELTSESTFDRTFEPKSVPVCEPVPEIDNIEPSSNKDDDFLEKNGADEKLEQIQSKDSLDEKNKADNNIDANEETLETDDTTICSDRPPENEKKVEEDIITELALGEDAISSSMEIDQGEKNEDETSADLVETINENVIEDNKSENILENTDSMETDEIIPILEKLAPSEDELTCFSKTSLLPIDETNPDLEEKMESSFGSPSKQESSESLPKEAFLVLSDEEDISGEKDESEVISQNETCSPAEVESNEKDNKPEEEEQVIHEDDERPSEKNEFSRRKRSKSEDMDNVQSKRRRYMEEEYEAEFQVKITAKGDINQKLQKVIQWLLEEKLCALQCAVFDKTLAELKTRVEKIECNKRHKTVLTELQAKIARLTKRFEAAKEDLKKRHEHPPNPPVSPGKTVNDVNSNNNMSYSIFNQSCHSSSSCQ
- the ATF7IP gene encoding activating transcription factor 7-interacting protein 1 isoform X4; the protein is MHQDQRFRMDSLEEPQKKVFKARKTMRVSDRQQLEAVYKVKEELLKTDVKLLNGNHENGDLDPTSPLENMDYIKDKEEVNGIEEICFDPEGSKAEWKETPCILSVNVKNKQDDDLNCEPLSPHNITPEPVSKLPAEPVSGDPAPGDLDAGDPASGVLASGDSTSGDPTSSEPSSSDAASGDATSGDAPSGDVSPGDATSGDATADDLSSGDPTSSDPIPGEPVPVEPISGDCAADDIASSEITSVDLASGAPASTDPASDDLASGDLSSSELASDDLATGELASDELTSESTFDRTFEPKSVPVCEPVPEIDNIEPSSNKDDDFLEKNGADEKLEQIQSKDSLDEKNKADNNIDANEETLETDDTTICSDRPPENEKKVEEDIITELALGEDAISSSMEIDQGEKNEDETSADLVETINENVIEDNKSENILENTDSMETDEIIPILEKLAPSEDELTCFSKTSLLPIDETNPDLEEKMESSFGSPSKQESSESLPKEAFLVLSDEEDISGEKDESEVISQNETCSPEVESNEKDNKPEEEEQVIHEDDERPSEKNEFSRRKRSKSEDMDNVQSKRRRYMEEEYEAEFQVKITAKGDINQKLQKVIQWLLEEKLCALQCAVFDKTLAELKTRVEKIECNKRHKTVLTELQAKIARLTKRFEAAKEDLKKRHEHPPNPPVSPGKTVNDVNSNNNMSYSIFNQSCHSSSSCQ